A region of Allocoleopsis franciscana PCC 7113 DNA encodes the following proteins:
- the radA gene encoding DNA repair protein RadA → MAKTKSVYICNQCGEHFSQWFGKCSACGTYNSLEEEVLTSTPLNINRGGWQSNTRSDRKSPSKGPAQPRSSLKFSEISDNVQMRFASGYIELDRVLGGGIVPGSLVLIGGDPGIGKSTLLLQVANQLAQNHRILYVCAEESGQQVKLRASRLGVGTKPIEEEASSSAPKKRGKSSQNGHQDAPGSVNQAKPEKPTQPNPDLNLYVLPETDLEEVLRELESLKPQVAVIDSIQTLYFAALTSAPGSVAQVRECTSALMQVAKRENITLLIVGHVTKEGAIAGPRVLEHLVDTVLYFEGDRFASHRLLRSVKNRFGATHEIGIFEMVDKGLQEVLNPSELFLGNRDESSPGTATVVACEGTRPLVVELQALVSPASYGSPRRSTTGVDYNRLQQILAVLEKRVGIPLSKLDAYVATSGGLGVEEPAADLGVAIAVVASFRDRIVDPRTVMIGEVGLGGQVRLVSQMELRLKEAAKLGFKRAIIPKGQTLPDMGLEIIPVARVLDAIIAALPGGLRQNFADDGDEEMSEE, encoded by the coding sequence ATGGCAAAGACTAAATCTGTATATATATGTAACCAATGCGGGGAACACTTCTCACAATGGTTTGGCAAATGTTCAGCCTGCGGCACCTACAACTCCCTAGAAGAAGAAGTTTTAACTTCGACTCCTCTCAATATTAATCGGGGCGGTTGGCAATCTAATACCCGTTCTGATCGCAAGTCACCAAGCAAAGGACCAGCGCAACCGAGATCGTCTTTGAAGTTCTCGGAAATTTCCGACAATGTCCAGATGCGGTTTGCGTCCGGTTACATTGAACTTGATCGCGTACTGGGGGGAGGGATTGTTCCTGGCTCATTGGTGTTGATTGGTGGCGATCCAGGAATTGGCAAATCGACGCTACTTCTTCAAGTAGCCAATCAGCTAGCGCAGAACCATCGTATCCTTTATGTTTGTGCCGAGGAATCAGGACAACAGGTCAAGCTACGAGCCTCACGGCTAGGTGTGGGGACTAAACCCATTGAGGAAGAGGCATCGAGCAGTGCCCCAAAAAAGCGAGGGAAGTCATCCCAAAACGGACACCAGGATGCTCCCGGTTCCGTGAACCAAGCTAAACCAGAGAAACCCACCCAACCCAATCCGGATTTAAATCTCTATGTGCTGCCAGAAACCGATTTAGAAGAAGTGCTGCGGGAGTTGGAGTCTCTCAAGCCGCAGGTGGCTGTGATTGATAGTATTCAGACGTTGTACTTTGCCGCTTTAACGTCTGCGCCTGGTTCGGTGGCGCAGGTGCGAGAATGTACATCTGCGCTCATGCAGGTAGCAAAACGCGAGAACATCACGCTGCTGATTGTGGGACACGTTACCAAAGAAGGCGCGATCGCAGGCCCTAGGGTATTAGAACACTTGGTGGATACCGTGTTGTATTTTGAAGGCGATCGCTTTGCCTCTCATCGCCTCCTCCGTTCCGTGAAAAACCGCTTTGGTGCCACCCACGAAATCGGCATTTTTGAAATGGTGGATAAAGGCTTGCAGGAAGTCCTTAACCCCTCTGAACTGTTTTTAGGCAACCGAGATGAAAGTAGTCCCGGCACAGCTACCGTTGTGGCTTGTGAAGGCACCCGTCCACTGGTGGTGGAGTTGCAGGCGCTAGTCAGTCCGGCGAGTTATGGTTCACCGCGTCGATCCACCACCGGTGTAGACTATAACCGATTGCAACAAATTCTCGCGGTGTTGGAAAAGCGAGTGGGGATTCCCCTATCGAAGTTAGATGCCTACGTTGCCACATCAGGCGGGTTGGGCGTTGAAGAACCGGCGGCGGATTTGGGGGTTGCGATCGCCGTCGTTGCCAGTTTTCGCGATCGCATTGTCGATCCCCGTACTGTGATGATCGGCGAAGTGGGATTGGGTGGACAGGTACGGCTGGTTTCTCAAATGGAACTCCGCCTGAAAGAAGCCGCCAAGTTAGGCTTCAAGCGAGCGATTATTCCCAAAGGGCAAACTCTACCCGATATGGGTTTAGAAATCATCCCGGTAGCTAGAGTACTCGACGCTATTATTGCTGCCTTGCCTGGAGGTTTACGCCAGAATTTTGCGGATGATGGTGATGAGGAAATGAGCGAAGAGTGA
- the rpaB gene encoding response regulator transcription factor RpaB: MENHKEKILVVDDEASIRRILETRLSMIGYDVVTAADGEEALETFRNADPDLVVLDVMMPKLDGYGVCQELRKESDVPIIMLTALGDVADRITGLELGADDYVVKPFSPKELEARIRSVLRRVDKVGASGIPSSGVIHVSLIKIDTNKRQVYKGDERIRLTGMEFSLLELLVSRSGEPFSRSEILQEVWGYTPERHVDTRVVDVHISRLRAKLEDDPSNPELILTARGTGYLFQRIIEPGEE; this comes from the coding sequence TTGGAAAATCATAAGGAAAAAATCCTCGTTGTTGATGATGAAGCAAGTATCCGCCGCATCTTGGAAACACGTCTTTCCATGATTGGCTACGATGTTGTCACAGCAGCCGATGGAGAAGAAGCTCTGGAAACCTTTCGTAATGCAGACCCTGACCTAGTGGTTTTGGATGTAATGATGCCGAAGCTCGACGGTTACGGGGTTTGTCAGGAATTGCGAAAGGAATCCGATGTCCCCATTATTATGCTAACGGCATTAGGGGATGTTGCCGACCGCATTACAGGTTTAGAGTTAGGGGCAGATGACTATGTTGTCAAGCCCTTTTCGCCGAAAGAGTTGGAAGCCCGCATCCGTTCTGTATTACGACGGGTTGACAAGGTAGGCGCTTCTGGGATTCCCAGTTCGGGTGTGATCCATGTCAGCCTGATCAAAATCGACACCAATAAGCGGCAGGTGTATAAGGGAGATGAGCGCATCCGGCTCACTGGTATGGAGTTCAGTCTCCTAGAGTTATTGGTCAGCCGTTCTGGGGAACCCTTCTCGCGATCGGAGATTTTGCAGGAGGTGTGGGGTTACACACCAGAGCGCCATGTCGATACCCGTGTGGTGGATGTCCACATCTCACGGCTACGGGCGAAGCTGGAAGACGACCCCAGCAATCCTGAGCTGATTTTGACGGCACGCGGGACGGGCTATTTGTTCCAGCGAATTATTGAACCTGGGGAGGAGTGA
- a CDS encoding cofactor assembly of complex C subunit B, with protein sequence MAKPDQNYVLRQLPLIVGGVAGVLLLTNRLLTPQLTESQARSDALGVILSAVLILTGLLWQQVQPRSPEAVNLIGEEGLELAPELPEEVKTELAWASHLLLTNTVTRSLVVFYQGKILLRRGVLGANPEVKPGAILSRVIEKQKPVYLVDLKLYPGRIEFDYLPENTQGVICQPLGDQGALILAANAPRSYTKQDENWIEGIADKLANTLSRFAEDFATVEG encoded by the coding sequence ATGGCTAAACCTGATCAAAACTATGTACTGCGACAACTTCCATTGATTGTGGGAGGCGTTGCAGGAGTTCTGCTGCTGACTAACCGTTTGTTGACGCCCCAACTCACGGAATCTCAGGCACGTTCAGATGCTTTAGGAGTGATTTTAAGCGCAGTGTTGATTTTGACAGGTTTACTGTGGCAGCAGGTGCAGCCGCGATCGCCGGAAGCGGTTAACCTGATCGGAGAGGAGGGGTTGGAATTAGCCCCTGAATTACCGGAAGAGGTGAAGACTGAACTGGCATGGGCGTCACATCTGTTGCTGACGAATACAGTGACGCGATCGCTAGTGGTGTTCTATCAAGGCAAGATTTTATTGCGTCGAGGTGTTTTAGGGGCGAATCCAGAAGTCAAGCCAGGAGCTATTTTGAGTCGAGTTATAGAAAAACAAAAGCCTGTTTATTTAGTGGATCTCAAGCTATATCCTGGACGCATTGAATTTGACTACCTGCCAGAAAATACTCAAGGAGTCATCTGCCAACCGCTTGGTGATCAGGGGGCACTGATTTTAGCGGCAAATGCCCCCCGTAGTTACACAAAGCAAGATGAGAATTGGATCGAGGGAATTGCAGACAAACTGGCCAATACCCTTAGCCGATTTGCTGAGGATTTCGCCACTGTTGAGGGTTAA
- a CDS encoding DUF456 domain-containing protein, producing the protein MLITILYWILIAVMLVGVVGAVVPGIPGPSLILGAILVWIIVQVSQGVANVNWLPLISIFLILILSAGVEFLATYWGARQAGASKWGQIGAFVGLVLGFFGLLPAWLFGGPLVGILIGPLLGAIIGEFIYRRELPLSERTQQSVKAGVGVVVGSLIGNLIEGLLAIAAVVIFVVSTWPPGAGV; encoded by the coding sequence ATGTTGATCACAATTCTTTACTGGATACTGATTGCTGTGATGTTGGTGGGTGTTGTCGGGGCGGTGGTTCCCGGCATTCCTGGCCCTAGCTTGATTTTAGGTGCAATTTTAGTTTGGATTATTGTTCAGGTGAGCCAGGGTGTGGCGAATGTGAACTGGCTACCCCTGATCTCGATATTTTTGATTTTGATTTTGAGTGCTGGCGTTGAATTTTTAGCCACCTACTGGGGGGCTAGACAAGCGGGTGCCAGTAAATGGGGGCAAATTGGTGCCTTTGTAGGGTTAGTGTTAGGATTTTTCGGTCTTCTGCCAGCTTGGCTGTTTGGAGGGCCACTGGTGGGTATTCTGATTGGCCCTCTGTTGGGAGCCATTATTGGAGAATTTATCTATCGGCGGGAATTGCCACTCTCAGAAAGAACCCAGCAGTCGGTTAAGGCGGGTGTGGGAGTAGTCGTGGGTTCGCTGATTGGGAATTTAATTGAAGGGTTACTGGCGATCGCAGCGGTGGTCATTTTTGTCGTCTCTACTTGGCCTCCAGGAGCTGGGGTATAA
- a CDS encoding fatty acid desaturase family protein: MEQTKITFAKEIGFRKELNRRVKDYFRSENISPRDNPAMYLKTAVLLGWMISAWTFILFAPVSGWMRLIGCVILAFGMAGFVFNVGHDANHGGYSNNKYVNYILGLTYDFMGVSSYLWRYRHNVLHHTYTNIPGHDVEIDGDGWVRMYPTQEYRWYYRFQHIYIWFIYCLVPLYWSYCDVNLILSKGKYHNHVIPTPKLSEKITLLGFKVIWLGYVIGIPLAVGYTPWQVFLGVAVTFMTYGLVINIVFMLAHVLDSAEFLTSESEQIHIEDEWAIFQLKTTVDFAPKNHFINWYVGGLNYQAIHHLFPKVCHIHYPKIAKIVQEVCQEFGVEYKVYETFGGILSSNYRWLKALGRAPATTKRVSVVNSTV; the protein is encoded by the coding sequence ATGGAACAAACCAAAATCACTTTTGCCAAAGAAATTGGATTTAGAAAAGAACTAAATCGCAGAGTTAAGGATTATTTTAGATCTGAAAATATTTCCCCTAGAGATAATCCGGCAATGTATCTTAAAACAGCCGTTCTGTTGGGGTGGATGATTTCGGCTTGGACTTTCATCCTTTTCGCTCCTGTATCAGGTTGGATGAGATTAATCGGCTGCGTCATTCTCGCTTTTGGGATGGCGGGGTTTGTCTTTAATGTGGGTCATGATGCCAACCATGGAGGATATTCCAACAATAAATATGTTAATTACATATTGGGTTTGACTTACGATTTTATGGGAGTTTCCAGTTATTTATGGAGATATCGTCATAACGTTCTGCATCATACTTATACCAACATCCCAGGTCATGATGTTGAAATCGATGGGGATGGTTGGGTGAGGATGTATCCCACACAAGAATACCGATGGTATTACCGGTTTCAGCATATTTACATCTGGTTCATTTATTGTTTGGTCCCTCTGTATTGGTCTTACTGCGATGTGAATTTGATTTTAAGTAAGGGCAAATATCACAACCATGTCATCCCAACACCTAAACTTTCCGAGAAAATAACGCTGCTGGGATTTAAAGTGATTTGGCTGGGTTACGTGATTGGTATCCCCTTAGCGGTGGGATACACGCCATGGCAAGTATTTTTGGGTGTGGCGGTTACCTTTATGACCTATGGATTGGTCATCAATATCGTGTTTATGCTGGCTCATGTTCTGGATTCAGCCGAGTTCTTAACCAGTGAGTCAGAGCAAATCCACATAGAAGATGAATGGGCGATTTTCCAGCTCAAGACAACGGTAGACTTTGCCCCAAAAAACCACTTCATTAATTGGTATGTCGGAGGATTAAACTATCAAGCCATTCATCACCTTTTCCCCAAAGTTTGTCATATTCACTACCCCAAAATTGCAAAGATTGTGCAAGAAGTTTGCCAAGAATTTGGGGTGGAATATAAGGTGTATGAAACTTTTGGAGGCATTTTGAGTTCTAATTATCGCTGGTTGAAAGCATTAGGACGTGCACCTGCAACGACAAAGCGTGTCAGTGTTGTGAATTCAACTGTATAA
- the gltD gene encoding glutamate synthase small subunit translates to MGKPTGFIEFLRESPSELAPLARIHNWDEFHLHMPEENLRTQGARCMDCGIPFCHTGTLISGMASGCPINNLIPEWNDLVYRGLWREALDRLHKTNNFPEFTGRVCPAPCEGSCVLGINNPPVTIKNIEYSIIEKGWDEGWITPEPPAKRTGKKVAVIGSGPAGLSAAAQLNKAGHWVTVFERADRPGGLLMYGIPNMKLDKEQVVLRRLNVLEEEGVKFVCNTEVGKDLPVENLLKEFDAVILCTGATKPRDLPIEGRSLQGIHFAMDFLTANTKAVLDKQSHSPLCAEGKDVVIIGGGDTGTDCVGTSIRHGCNSLVQLEILPKPPGERASNNPWPEWPKVYKMDYGQEEAAAKFGADPRTYLTTATKFEGDENGNVKAVHTVQVEWEKNDKGQFIPKHVPGTEKVLPAQLVLLAMGFLGPEQPLLDALGLERDPRSNVKADYGKYATSLPGVFAAGDCRRGQSLVVWAFNEGRGAARECDLYLMGSTDLP, encoded by the coding sequence ATGGGAAAACCAACAGGCTTCATCGAATTTCTTCGGGAATCACCCTCTGAACTTGCGCCCCTCGCTCGCATCCACAACTGGGACGAATTCCACCTTCACATGCCAGAGGAGAATCTCCGCACCCAAGGCGCACGCTGTATGGATTGCGGCATTCCCTTTTGCCACACGGGCACCCTAATCAGTGGCATGGCGAGTGGTTGTCCGATCAATAACCTGATTCCCGAATGGAACGACCTCGTCTATCGTGGGCTTTGGCGCGAGGCACTGGATCGCCTGCACAAAACGAATAACTTCCCCGAATTCACCGGTCGCGTCTGTCCCGCACCCTGTGAAGGCTCTTGCGTACTGGGTATTAACAACCCGCCTGTCACCATTAAGAATATCGAGTACTCGATCATCGAAAAAGGATGGGATGAAGGCTGGATTACACCCGAACCCCCAGCCAAGCGCACGGGGAAAAAAGTGGCGGTGATTGGCTCCGGCCCTGCGGGTTTGAGTGCGGCGGCTCAGCTTAACAAAGCGGGTCATTGGGTCACTGTATTTGAACGCGCCGACCGTCCAGGCGGACTGCTGATGTATGGTATCCCCAACATGAAGCTGGACAAGGAACAAGTCGTTTTACGTCGCCTCAACGTGCTTGAGGAAGAAGGTGTGAAGTTTGTCTGCAACACCGAAGTGGGTAAGGACTTGCCCGTAGAAAATCTCCTCAAGGAATTCGACGCTGTCATCCTCTGCACGGGTGCCACCAAACCGCGTGACTTGCCGATCGAAGGACGCTCCTTGCAAGGCATCCACTTTGCTATGGACTTCTTGACGGCAAACACTAAGGCCGTTCTGGACAAGCAATCCCATAGCCCCCTCTGTGCTGAAGGCAAGGATGTGGTGATCATTGGCGGCGGTGACACTGGTACCGACTGCGTGGGTACCTCGATTCGCCACGGCTGTAACAGCCTCGTGCAACTAGAAATTCTGCCCAAACCCCCAGGAGAACGTGCCTCTAACAACCCATGGCCTGAATGGCCTAAAGTGTACAAAATGGACTACGGGCAGGAGGAAGCTGCTGCCAAGTTTGGTGCCGACCCCCGCACCTATCTCACCACCGCGACCAAGTTCGAGGGCGACGAGAACGGCAATGTCAAAGCCGTCCATACCGTACAAGTGGAGTGGGAAAAAAACGACAAAGGCCAGTTCATCCCCAAACATGTCCCTGGCACGGAAAAAGTCTTACCTGCACAACTGGTCTTACTGGCAATGGGTTTCCTCGGCCCTGAACAACCCCTGCTTGATGCCCTCGGCCTTGAACGCGACCCACGCAGCAATGTAAAAGCCGACTATGGAAAATACGCCACTAGTCTCCCTGGAGTCTTTGCGGCGGGTGACTGCCGTCGGGGTCAAAGCCTTGTCGTCTGGGCTTTTAACGAAGGACGGGGTGCAGCGCGTGAGTGCGACCTTTACCTGATGGGTAGTACTGACCTGCCTTGA
- a CDS encoding Uma2 family endonuclease gives MVQTPSKTLTLEEFLQLPETQPAREYIGGRIMQKPMPKARHSRLQGKLINAVNEVVEQRRIAYAFPELRCTFGGRSVVPDVSVLRWENIEFDENGEPIDDVLMAPDWTIEILSPDQSSNRVTGNILHCLKYGCKLGWLLDPDDRSILVFQPKQQPELRQGQDDLILLDGIELNLTVEQVFSWLKMKEV, from the coding sequence ATGGTACAAACCCCATCCAAAACTTTAACCCTGGAAGAGTTTCTGCAATTACCCGAAACGCAACCTGCCCGTGAATATATTGGTGGTAGGATTATGCAAAAACCAATGCCGAAGGCTCGCCACTCTAGACTTCAGGGGAAATTAATTAACGCCGTTAATGAAGTCGTTGAACAAAGGCGAATTGCCTATGCTTTTCCTGAATTGCGTTGTACCTTTGGGGGTCGCTCAGTGGTTCCTGATGTGTCGGTTCTTCGTTGGGAGAATATTGAGTTTGATGAGAATGGAGAACCTATCGATGATGTGTTAATGGCTCCAGATTGGACGATTGAAATTCTTTCTCCAGACCAGAGTTCTAACCGTGTTACTGGCAATATCCTGCACTGTTTAAAGTATGGTTGTAAACTCGGATGGCTGCTCGATCCAGATGATCGTTCAATTCTAGTATTCCAGCCAAAACAACAACCCGAATTACGTCAAGGACAAGATGATTTGATTTTATTGGATGGAATTGAATTAAATCTAACAGTAGAACAAGTTTTTAGCTGGCTAAAAATGAAAGAGGTGTGA